A portion of the Melanotaenia boesemani isolate fMelBoe1 chromosome 2, fMelBoe1.pri, whole genome shotgun sequence genome contains these proteins:
- the LOC121648210 gene encoding dedicator of cytokinesis protein 7-like isoform X4 — protein sequence MLGLERTVAAEVRKQVSRDYGSPQLSKKRGGSNHPLPLTEVVEPVDFEEYVSSHAPGVEPGPLRQLMEFPQDDLELLQLDKECTTLEPPLPEEEEDSLDPRVRDALAVYTDEWLVIQRKYQSYSTVYTPHNSVRQRERQRGLIKQTFELDEAAAAERQDDQDDAKRRSVSLDETPRGSWASSIFDLKNSSPDALFPSVLERTAAEDMDLHNTEARLQGRHSDLLGLYPPPDEDEAVERCSVPEVPKEHCGQRIMVKCLSLKFEIEIEPIFGSLALYDVKEKKKISENFYFDLNSDQMKGLLKPHTPHIAISTMARSAIFSITYPSADIFLVIKLEKVLQQGDIGECCEPYMVMKESDSSKHKEKLEKLRLQAEQSCSRLGRFRMPFAWTAIHLVNIVSSVGGLDRSDPDSDSERKSHGTWNERKKKGLERMSVGDEMCNFATFRPATLTVTNFFKQEGDRLSDEDLYKFLADMRRPSSVLRRLRPVTAQLKIDISPAPDSPHYCLSPELLHVKPYPDPRVRPTKEVLEFPARHVYTPHTTYRNLLYVYPQSLNFSSRQGSVRNIAVKVQFMAGEDPSQALPVIFGKSSCSEFMKEAYTPVIYHNKSPEFYEETKMKIPANLTDNHHLLFTFYHISCQTKQNISLETPVGYTWIPLMQHGRLRTGSFSLPVSVEKPPPSYSVLTPDVQLPGMKWVDNHKGVFNVEVTAASSVHTQDPHLDKFFTLVYVLEEYSFPFRLKDVIITEANMEGELKASIAALRGALLDTCVRFLHQLLNKLIQLIVYPPVIAGQIVNLGRAAFEAMALLVNQIHKNLEGNQDQHGRNSLLASYIHYCFRLPTAEPAMPPAAGTQSYDMPMQYATLSRATARPSSLHLSRSKSISNSNPDLASTPISPDEEVQRIIGSKGIDRSHSWVNSAYAPGGSRSVLRRNLNSSCELKQASDLSCNRMSAFLDSVALFSVPTRQITKKLLHEELGLQWVVSTSTVREAALQQSWFFFQLMMKSMAHHLFLMSKLDIPRRQRFPDRFVDDINALVCAISADIVSRYHKDVELVERLNSSLAFFLNDLLSLMDRGFVFSLIRSYYKQIANKLHTTQNPSSLNALRMDFIRIVCSHEHYVILNLPCSTLSPPASPSPSTSSTTSQSSAFSSMVQDQGVATMFELSVPFRQQHFLSGLVLTELSLILDPDGEGVFFLHKKAISAVHSLLCSHDADPRYRDPQVRAHIAQLYLPLIPIVMETLHHLHDFCDSSPTWVRHASAYTDDADPDSGNTISQSVAMAIAGSPLPHAKTSPFAIPSVAGRQTSSLSAECSRTLLVCFLWVMKNADASLLERWVSDLSVLQINRLLDLLHLCVSCFEYKGKKTLERINSLTFKKSQDMKARLEEAILGTIGARQEMVRRCRERSPYGIQENVRWRKNVTHWRQNADRVDKTKAEVEQESVVDGNLATEASLIVLDTLEIVVKTVVASELKESVLGGVLRVLLHSMAGNQSALFLQHCFTTQRALVFKFPEMLFEEDTELCADLCLRLLRHCSSSVASVRSHASASLYLLMRQNFEIGNNFARVKMQVTMSLSSLVGTSQNFNEEHLRRSLKTILTYAEVDVELRDTPFPEQVQDLVFNLHMILTDTVKMKEHQQDPEMLIDLMYRIAKGYQNSPDLRLTWLQNMAGKHSERGNHAEAAHCLVHSAALVAEYLNMLEDCRYLPIGCVTFQHISSNILEESAVSDDVLSPEEEGICAGKYFSESGLVGLLEQAAASFNMAAMYEAINEVYKILLPIHEANRDFKKLATVHGKLQDAFNKVYNQSSGWERMFGTYFRVGFYGCQFGDLDEQEFVYKEPSITKLAEISHRLEEFYSVKFGDDVVEIIKDSNPVDKSKLDPSKAYLQITYVEPYFDTYELKERITYFDKNYNLRTFMYCTPFTLDGRAHGDLHEQYKRKTILTTSHAFPYIKTRINVTHKEEIILVPMEVAIEDMQKKTQELAFATNQDPADPKMLQMVLQGCVGTTVNQGPLEVAQVFLSDIPHDPKLFRHHNKLRLCFKDFTKRCEDALRKNKALIGPDQKEYHRELERNYNKLKEALGPLINRKIPQLYKTLPAQTLQTQRNSYSRSSLRKVDC from the exons ATGCTAGGACTTGAAAG aacTGTTGCTGCAGAGGTCAGAAAACAAGTGTCCAGAGACTATGGATCACCTCAACTGTCCAAGAAACGAGGAGGCTCAAACCACCCT TTGCCCCTGACGGAGGTGGTTGAGCCTGTGGATTTCGAGGAGTATGTGAGCAGTCACGCTCCAGGGGTGGAGCCCGGCCCCCTCAGACAGCTAATGGAGTTTCCCCAGGATGATCTGGAGCTCCTCCAGCTGGATAAAGAATGCACTACACTGGAGCCCCCTCtgcctgaggaggaggagga CTCTTTGGATCCCAGAGTGAGAGATGCCTTGGCAGTCTACACAGATGAATGGCTTGTCATTCAAAGAAA GTACCAAAGCTACAGTACTGTATACACCCCCCACAACTCTGTGCGGCAAAGGGAGAGGCAGCGAGGGCTGATCAAACAGACATTTGAACTGGatgaggctgctgctgctgagcgCCAGGATGACCAG GATGATGCAAAGCGGCGGTCAGTAAGCCTTGATGAAACTCCTCGGGGCAGCTGGGCTTCGAGCATCTTTGACCTGAAGAACTCTTCCCCAGATGCTCTGTTCCCATCGGTGCTGGAAAGAACAGCTGCAGAGGACATGGATCTTCACAATACCGAGGCACGCCTGCAGGGGCGCCACAGTGACCTCCTTGGCTTGTACCCCCCTCCTGATGAG GATGAAGCAGTAGAAAGATGCTCGGTGCCAGAAGTCCCCAAGGAACATTGTGGTCAGAGAATCATGGTCAAGTGTCTATCTCTGAA atttgaaATAGAAATTGAGCCGATATTTGGATCACTTGCCCTTTATGAtgttaaggaaaagaaaaag ATCTCTGAGAATTTTTACTTTGACTTAAACTCGGATCAGATGAAAGGACTGCTTAAGCCTCATACGCCACACATAGCTATATCCACAATGGCCCGTTCTGCCATTTTCTCCATTACATACCCTTCTGCCGACATCTTCTTGGTCATTAAG ttgGAAAAAGTCCTTCAGCAAGGAGATATTGGTGAATGCTGTGAACCCTACATGGTGATGAAAGAATCAGATTCTTCCAAG CACAAGGAAAAGCTGGAAAAATTGCGACTTCAGGCAGAGCAGTCTTGTAGTCGTCTTGGCCGTTTTCGCATGCCTTTTGCCTGGACAGCCATTCACCTCGTCAACATTGTCAGCAGTGTGGGAGGTCTGGATCGATCCGACCCAGACTCTGACTCTG AGCGAAAGAGCCATGGAACCTGGaatgagagaaagaagaagggGTTGGAGAGGATGAGTGTTGGGGATGAGATGTGTAACTTTGCCACTTTTCGCCCAGCAACCCTTACTGTAACCAACTTCTTCAAACAG GAGGGGGACAGACTGAGTGATGAGGACCTCTATAAGTTTCTGGCAGACATGCGCAGACCGTCTTCTGTTCTGCGACGACTGAGGCCCGTCACTG CTCAGTTGAAGATTGACATTTCTCCAGCGCCAGACTCTCCGCATTATTGTCTGTCGCCAGAACTGCTTCACGTGAAGCCTTATCCAGACCCACGAGTTCGCCCAACCAAAGAGGTGCTGGAGTTCCCGGCTCGTCACGTATACACACCACACACCACCTACAG GAACCTGCTATACGTTTACCCACAAAGTCTGAACTTCAGCAGTCGTCAGGGTTCAGTGAGGAACATAGCTGTGAAGGTTCAGTTCATGGCAGGAGAGGACCCCAGCCAAGCTTTACCG GTCATCTTTGGAAAGTCAAGTTGTTCTGAGTTCATGAAAGAAGCGTATACACCCGTCATCTACCACAACAA GTCTCCTGAGTTCTATGAGGAGACGAAGATGAAGATTCCTGCCAATCTTACAGACAACCACCATCTGTTGTTCACCTTTTACCACATCAGCTGCCAGACCAAACAGAACATTTCTCTGGAGACCCCTGTGGGCTACACT TGGATACCTTTGATGCAGCATGGCCGACTACGCACTGGCTCCTTCAGCCTGCCAGTATCTGTGGAAAAACCTCCACCCAGCTACTCTGTACTCACCCCTgat GTTCAGCTACCAGGCATGAAGTGGGTGGATAATCACAAAGGAGTGTTCAATGTCGAGGTGACAGCAGCCTCCTCAGTTCACACTCAG GACCCCCACCTGGATAAATTCTTCACTCTGGTGTATGTGCTTGAGGAGTACTCCTTCCCTTTCCGTCTTAAAGATGTCATCATAACTGAGGCTAACATGGAGGGAGAGCTGAAGGCCAGTATAGCAGCACTGAGAGGGGCCCTGCTGGATACCTGCGTCAGGTTTTTGCATCAGCTGCTCAACAAACTCATTCAACTCATCGTCTACCCTCCAGTCATTGCAGGCCAAATTG TAAACCTTGGACGAGCTGCTTTTGAAGCTATGGCTCTGTTGGTCAACCAGATCCACAAAAACCTGGAAGGGAACCAAGACCAGCATGGCCGCAACAGCCTGCTGGCATCTTACATCCATTACTGCTTCCGTCTGCCCACTGCCGAACCTGCTATGCCCCCAGCAG CAGGTACTCAGTCTTATGACATGCCAATGCAGTATGCTACCTTATCCAGGGCAACGGCCCGCCCAAGCAGCCTACACCTGTCCCGTTCCAAGAGTATTAGCAACTCCAACCCTGATCTGGCTAGCACACCAATTTCCCCTGACGAGGAGGTCCAAAGAATCATAGGAAGCAAG GGTATTGATCGCTCCCACTCCTGGGTAAATTCTGCTTATGCCCCTGGGGGCTCCAGATCTGTGCTACGCCGGAACCTCAACTCCAGCTGTGAGCTTAAGCAG GCAAGCGACCTCAGCTGCAATCGCATGTCTGCCTTTCTGGACAGCGTGGCCTTGTTTTCAGTTCCCACAAGGCAGATTACCAAGAAG TTGCTCCACGAGGAGCTGGGATTGCAGTGGGTGGTCAGTACCAGCACTGTGAGGGAAGCGGCACTGCAGCAGTCTTGGTTTTTCTTCCAGCTCATG ATGAAGAGCATGGCTCATCACTTATTCCTGATGTCTAAATTGGACATTCCGAGGCGTCAGCGTTTCCCAGACCGCTTTGTTGATGACATAAATGCGCTTGTATGTGCCATCAGTGCAGACATTGTCAGCCGGTATCACAAG GATGTGGAGCTTGTAGAGAGGTTAAATAGCAGTCTGGCCTTCTTCCTGAATGACCTGCTGTCTCTCATGGATCGGGGCTTTGTGTTCAGCCTCATTCGCTCCTACTACAAACAG ATTGCTAACAAGCTCCACACAACACAAAACCCCAGCTCTCTAAATGCCCTGAGGATGGACTTCATTCGTATCGTCTGCAGCCATGAACATTATGTCATCCTCAACCTGCCCTGCTCAACGCTGAGCCCTCCAGCATCCCCCTCACCTTCcacttcctccaccacctctcAG AGTTCAGCATTTTCCAGTATGGTGCAAGACCAGGGTGTGGCCACGATGTTTGAGCTCTCCGTCCCTTTTCGTCAGCAGCACTTCCTGTCTGGACTGGTGCTTACTGAGCTCTCTCTCATACTTGATCCTGATGGTGAAGG gGTTTTCTTCCTTCATAAAAAAGCCATCAGTGCTGTACACTCCCTGCTGTGCAGCCATGATGCAGACCCCCGTTATAGAGACCCTCAGGTCAGAGCCCACATTGCTCAGCTCTACCTGCCTCTCATCCCCATCGTCATGGAGACTTTGCATCATCTCCACGACTTCTGTG aCTCTTCACCTACTTGGGTCCGTCATGCATCCGCCTACACCGATGATGCTGACCCAGACAGTGGCAACACTATCAGTCagtctgttgccatggcaattgCTGGCTCCCCTTTGCCTCATGCCAAAACCAGCCCATTTGCAATCCCCTCAGTG GCTGGGCGCCAAACCAGCTCCCTGTCTGCCGAGTGCAGCAGGACTCTGCTGGTGTGTTTCCTGTGGGTGATGAAGAATGCAGATGCAAGTCTCCTAGAGCGATGGGTGTCTGATTTGTCTGTACTTCAGATCAATCGCTTGCTTGATCTGCTGCATCTCTGCGTTTCCTGCTTTGAATACAAG GGGAAAAAGACTCTGGAGAGGATCAACAgcttgacatttaaaaagtctcaGGACATGAAGGCCCGCCTGGAAGAAGCCATACTGGGAACTATTGGAGCCCGTCAGGAGATGGTTCGCCGCTGCAGAG AAAGGAGTCCTTATGGCATCCAGGAGAATGTCAGATGGAGAAAGAACGTCACTCATTGGAGACAAAATGCAGACAGAGTTGACAA GACTAAAGCTGAGGTGGAACAGGAGTCTGTGGTGGATGGAAACTTGGCTACTGAAGCATCTTTGATAGTACTGGACACATTGGAAATTGTAgtaaag ACTGTGGTTGCATCTGAATTGAAAGAGAGTGTTCTAGGTGGGGTGCTGCGAGTGCTTCTCCACAGCATGGCAGGCAACCAGAGCGCCCTCTTTCTGCAGCATTGCTTCACTACACAGAGAGCTCTAGTTTTCAAG TTTCCTGAGATGTTGTTTGAAGAAGACACAGAACTTTGTGCAGACCTTTGCCTGCGCCTCCTGCGTCACTGCAGCAGCAGTGTTGCTTCTGTCAGAAGTCACGCCTCTGCTTCCCTTTACCTGCTCATGAGGCAAAACTTTGAGATTGGAAAC AACTTTGCACGAGTTAAGATGCAGGTCACAATGTCTCTGTCCTCCCTGGTGGGAACGTCACAAAACTTTAATGAAGAGCATCTTCGTCGATCATTAAAGACAATCTTGACATATGCTGAAGTGGATGTAGAGCTACGTGACACACCTTTCCCAGAGCAG GTCCAGGATCTGGTGTTCAACTTGCATATGATTCTAACTGACACTGTGAAGATGAAAGAGCATCAGCAGGATCCTGAAATGCTAATTGACCTCATGTACAG GATTGCCAAGGGCTACCAGAATTCTCCTGATCTGCGCCTGACGTGGCTGCAGAACATGGCAGGGAAGCACTCTGAGAGAGGAAATCACGCTGAGGCGGCCCATTGTCTGGTCCACAGTGCAGCACTGGTGGCAGAATACCTCAACATGCTGGAGGATTGCCGCTACCTGCCCATTGGCTGTGTCACATTTCAG CATATTTCATCCAACATATTGGAGGAGTCAGCAGTATCCGATGACGTCCTGTCTCCCGAGGAGGAAGGCATTTGTGCTGGAAAGTATTTCAGCGAGTCTGGCCTGGTGGGCCTTCTGGAGCAGGCAGCTGCCTCTTTTAACATG GCTGCTATGTATGAGGCCATTAATGAAGTGTACAAGATACTGCTGCCCATCCATGAAGCTAACAGGGATTTCAAAAAGCTGGCTACAGTCCATGGGAAACTACAAGATGCCTTCAACAAAGTCTACAACCAA AGTTCAGGATGGGAG AGAATGTTTGGCACCTACTTCCGAGTGGGTTTCTATGGCTGCCAGTTTGGAGACTTGGATGAGCAGGAGTTTGTCTACAAGGAGCCTTCAATCACCAAGTTAGCTGAAATCTCCCACAGACTTGAG GAGTTCTACTCAGTGAAGTTTGGGGATGATGTGGTTGAAATTATTAAGGACTCCAACCCAGTGGACAAAAGCAAACTGGATCCCAGTAAG GCCTACCTCCAGATCACCTACGTTGAGCCCTACTTTGACACATACGAGTTGAAGGAAAGAATCACCTACTTTGACAAGAACTACAACCTGCGTACCTTCATGTACTGTACTCCCTTCACTCTGGATGGCCGTGCCCATGGCGACCTGCATGAGCAGTACAAACGGAAAACCATCTTGACAACATCTCACGCCTTCCCCTAcataaagacacgcatcaatgTTACCCACAAGGAGGAG ATTATTCTTGTCCCCATGGAGGTGGCAATTGAAGACATGCAGAAGAAGACTCAGGAGCTCGCATTTGCCACAAACCAGGATCCTGCAGACCCTAAGATGCTGCAAATGGTGCTGCAGGGCTGTGTGGGAACTACTGTTAACCAG GGCCCCCTTGAGGTGGCGCAGGtctttctctctgacattcctcaTGACCCAAAGCTGTTTCGCCATCACAACAAACTGCGCCTGTGCTTTAAAGACTTCACTAAGAG GTGTGAGGATGCCCTAAGGAAGAATAAGGCTCTGATTGGACCAGACCAGAAGGAGTACCACAGAGAGCTGGAGCGAAACTACAATAAACTGAAAGAAGCTCTGGGTCCTCTAATCAACCGCAAGATCCCCCAGCTGTACAAAACCCTGCCAGCTCAGACTCTGCAAACACAACG GAACTCCTACAGCAGGTCCAGTCTTCGCAAGGTCGACTGTTGA